The sequence AAACACACATCAGAATTAGCGACTTTGCAGGGGTAATACCGTCCATAACAGGTAAAATTGAGCTCGTTTATGAGGGTGAGCAGGAAGGCCCGGCCAAGGTTGCACAGATTCTGGTGGGTAAGGCAATTAGAAGTCAGTTCTCTTTATACTTCCCTAACCCGGATAAGCTGAAGAGGAACCAGGATTCCAACCCCTATCTTCCTATCATTAACTGGTTCGGCAAGGGTAACCAGATCGATCTTATGAACAGCTTCTCAAATGCTGAGTATAAGAAGACACTTACAGCAATTCCCGGACTTAAGGAGCTCGTAAATAAATATCACCCGAATGAGGATGAATCTAATAAGCTTCTTTTAATGGAATTTATACTGCACGGGCTTTCTGAATACTCACTTTTAAGCAAGTTCCGCCTGGAAAAGGGTCTGCAGTTTAAGGATATGCTGAGCAGTATGTTTTCAATGAACAAGGAAGAAGATGAGGATTTGAATAACTCGGATACTTTCATCTAAGCCATCAGCCCGTTCAGAATTGACATATAAAAAGGGGCAGAGTTTAAGGCTTTGCCCCTTTTGTTTTTCAAATGATTAAAGGCCGCTGAAGTTTACACCTGTAAAGGCCATAGTTGGAATTTTCATTGAGCTGTAGGGATAAGGGTCATTCCCCATTTCAGCTAAACTTTTCCAGAAGTCCTTTGCGTTACCGCTTACATTCATTTCGTTTACAGGTTTTACTATCTTTCCGTTCTCGATTAAAAATCCCACAATTCCGAATGAGAAATCGCCTGTTGTGGAGTTGGAGTTGCCTCCTATAAACCCGTTAACAAGGATTGCTCTTTTCTGATCTTTAATCATGTCTTCCAGCGATTTTGTCCCATATTCAAAGAGAATGTTAGATGTTGATCCTGAATTAGGCTCCATTCCTATTTTCTTTCCATAATAATTATCGACATAGTAGTTTCTTAAAACTCCTTTTTCAATTATCATCTTCTTCTTAGCTGCAATCCCCTCGCCGTCAAAAATCCTGGAGCCGAATCCGCCGCGTACAAACGGGTCGTCTATAACGGTCAGTTTATCCGAAGCTATAGGCTTATCCAGCATCCCATCCAGGAAAGAGCTTTTCTGCTGTAGTGCCCTTGCGCTTAAGGGTTCTGCAAGCATATAAAGAAGCCTTGATCCGGCCCTGTTTTCAACCAGCATTTCATAAATACCCGACTCGATTTTCTTCTGCCCGATTTTCTTTAATGCCCTTTCGGCGGCATTCCTACCAAGCATTTCAGGCGTGGGCAGCTCATTGCGGAACCTTGAAGTGGCGTAGTACCAGTCCTCGGGCCTGCCGCCGTCTTTATCATTTACTGTAACCGAGGCTCCGGCTGTAAAGAATGTGCCTGCGCCTTCTCCCTTAAAACCGTTGCTGTGCACGCGGGCAAATTCATAATAAGAATCGTTATAGCCCGCAGTAGCCGAAATTATCAGGTCGCTTTGAGCTGAGGCAACACGTTCAATCTCTGAGGCAATATTCTTTCTTTCGGAAGCCTCAATTTTATCGTAGCCCGGATCGGTAAGTCCAAGGTCCGTATCCGTATTCTCAGGATAGTATTTGGGATCGGGCAGTGCCCTGAATTCATCGCGCGTAAGGTATTTTGTTCCAGCAACAGCTTCCTTAATAAATTTTTCAAGGGAGTCTTTTCTTAAGTCATTTGTCGAGTGCCCTGAATAGCGCTTGTCGGCGTAGACCTGAAGTGAAAGAGAGTTCCTTGTGGATTCCTTCATTGTCTCCAGTTTCTTATCCCTGTACTCAATTTCAATATCGCGGCTGTTGTAAATTACGGCAGAGGATTCATCGGCACCCGTCTTCAGGGCGTAGTTCATGGCCCATTCTGCAAGGTCGAGCCTTTCTTTATTATTCATGGGAAAATTCCTTATAATTTCTTTTTAATATGGATGAATTAGGATTTAGCAGTGCTGATTCCGCCGACAGTGATTTTCTTAACCTTAACCGTAGGCAGCCCCATTGAAACAGGCACACCCTGCCCGTTTTTGCCGCAGGTCCCGCCGCCTTCGCCTATCTTAAGGTCATCGGCAACCATTACAATGTCCCTCAGCACCTGCGGACCGTTACCTATAATGTTAACATCCTTAACGGGTTTTGTAATCTTCCCATTTTCAATCAGGTAGCCCGACTTCACATAGAAAGTAAAGTCACCGGCGCCTATAAATACCTCGCCGTTTGTAAATGCTTCAGCGTAGAGGCCCTTCTTAACGCTGGCAATAATTTCATCTTTTTTATGGGGTCCCGGCTCCATGTACGTGTTTCTCATTCTAGGCTGTGGAACGTGCCTGAAGGATTCCCTTCTGCCGTTTCCGGTTGGTTTCACCTTGTAGTAATTTGCACTTATAATGTCGTGCAGGTAGCTTTTAAGTGTGCCGTTTTCCACGAGGTAAGTTTTTTCGGTTTCATTGCCCTCGTCATCCACGTTAAGCGATCCACGGAGGTTCGGGTTTGTGCCGTCATCCACAATAGTTACAAAGTTTTCGGCAACAGGTTTGCCAATTTTGTCGCTAAAAATTGAAATTTTCTTGCGGTTAAAGTCGGCTTCCATTCCATGCCCGATAGCTTCGTGCAGAAGAATTCCGCTTATGCCCGGAGCAAGCACCACTTCCATTTCCCCGGCCTCAGGCTTTACGGCGTCAAAGAGCATAAGGGTCCGTCTTACGGACTCCTTTGCTAGGCGGTCAATATTCTCAGGCGTAAAGAACTCAATGCCGCGTCTACCGGATAGGTCAAAGTAGTTCTGTTCTCGCTGCCCGTTCTGTTCAGCCGTACAGTTAACGGCAATCTGCCCCATCGGCTGATAGTCGCATACAATCTTGCCTTGTGAATTTGCTATCATAACGTAGGAGGTGCCGTTAATAAACCATATGTTAGACTTAATGATTCTCTTATCCTCGGCAAAAACCTTGTCGTTAATCTGCTGGAGGTAAGGAACCTTCTTATCCACACCGACCTGCTCCCATGGAGTTTCAATTGGATAGAAGTTCGGGACTTCCTTTAATTTCAGCTCTACCGGTTTGACTATATTGCCAGAGTCGGCAATGTTGGCGGCAGTTCTTGCGGCAAGCTTCATTGCGTTAGGTGTAATCTCCTCTGTAAAGGAGTATCCGGTCTGGTCGCCTTTAAGGACCCGTATACCAACGCCGAAGCCGACGTCTGTATATGCGCGGTTAACTGCCTTATCCTCAAGGCCGATATAATTATCGATCGAGTGCTGGAAGTAGAGGTCGCAATAGTCCCCGCCCTTAGACAGGGCTTCCGCCATAACATCACTGATTGTCTTTTCATCGACGCCGAAATGGTCCATGAATTCTTTTAGGTTAGCTGAAGAAACGGAAGGACCTCTTAAGGCCTTTTCGGTATCAAATCTCATAAAATAAGGCACGAAAGCGGCAGCAACTAAGCCCTTGGAAGTTCTTTCCAGAAAGGCACGCCTGGTAATTTTCATATATGCTCCAATTTATGTTAGAAGTGTAAATGTCTTCCTACAAGAGCAAAGAAAGAATGAAGTTAAAGTACCAGAACAATAAGAACGGATAAAATATCGTAAGGGAAAGGTCATTGGAAAAGAGATATTGTCATCCCAATTATCAAACTTTAGTCAAAATAGCCTTAAATTAAAAGAAAATCAACGGTTCACTGAAGAATTCTAAAATATTTAATTTGAGGGCTTTAGTCGGATAGCTTATACCGGAAAGACAACTTAAGGGAAGCAGGTATACGGCCAGGTCCCCAAGCACCGAAGGTGTGCACTGTCTATAGCTCGAGAATATCTCCCCTCAATCTAAGAGCCCTGAATGGGCTCCATGTATGGAAACGGGCTAAACATCAGGTTCCACAAGTGGGCTCTCCGGGAATGTCTGAGACCGTTATTCAGACAAAAATTTCTCGCATTTTGAATTGCCATTTTAATAGGTTTTCGGTCCAATCATATAGACTTTCCGGGTATGTATGGTATCTGCAATATCAGGCAGTATTTGAAGTTGAATAGTATTCCCGTCTTTTTTCGAGGATTGTTTTGCTTTTTCCGTATTTCTTCTTCTGAGTTCAGCAAAATCTTTCAATTTAATCGAAACAGATTTTGTTACGAACCCTCTTAATACGTATTTACCAAACGGTTCCCGGCCCCAGGTAATTTCCACATGATTTGATTTACTTATAAAGCGACTCTCTGAAGCTTCTTTACTAAGCTTTAATCTAAATGAAACAGTTTTTGTTTCCCCAGCCTTTATTTCTCCTTCCCACCGGTCAGGCCCGATTACTTCAAAACTGCTCGGCGCAACTCCTATATATATATAGCCTTCGACTTCTGAAAGAGAGTAAGTTACTGTGAACTCTTCCGTCGACAAAACGGAATCCTTTGAGGAGGCAAGAGTTATTATATATGGAATCTCTTGCGCCAGACACAAATTGGTTAGTAATAATAAAAATAAGGATACAGTTTTCAACATTAACCTCAAATATCAAAGAGTTGAATACCCGAGACCTACAGAACCGCGATCAATTATTAATTTTTTATTTAATTCCTCATTTCGGAAGTGACCGCTTCTCAAAATAATCAGGATTATATATTTCACCGATGTTTATTATTTTAACCCAGGCCATTATAGTTCCTGGTTCATCATTATCCTTATCTACTGAATTTATAGCTCCTTTTGCTGCCTCAGGAAAGAGAAAAGCTAAATTAGCTTTCGAGCTTTTAACTTCAATGGTTATGTCAAATTCACCATCTTTGTAAGCTTCCAGTACCTGATATGGATGGAAGTAACTGTTTCCCGTTTTCTTATTCCCATAGTCAATTTTCTTATCCCCTATATAGATACCGGAAATCACTGTTTCCGTATCGGAAATGTCACCGGCTATTATTCTGGCAAAGGGAATCTCATACTCTTTGCCATTCTCATTTATTACTTTTCCTCTTAGATGCAGCTGTCTCGATCCCTTTTCATATGAGATTTCATTCAGTTTTATTCCGACCCAGGGAATATAACATGGACTCCTAAAATTTGTCGTAAATTCATTATTACCTAAATAAGTATAATATTGTGTAGTAAATAGTGAGTCAATTTCATTTGGACCCAATTTGATTTCTTGAGCATTTATCAGTTTGGATAATGAAACTATTACAATGATTAAAGCAGCTATGGTTTTCATGATAGATTTTGTTTTAAGTGAATCACTTTTCCCCTATATATTTCTCTTATAAATGAAAACACCTATTCTCAATTGGAACTTATTAATCAATAAATTATAAAGCAAGTATTAACTGAGTAACTATCAGCTATATTCAATTGCCGCGACTGATCACGGCTTTTATTCATTGTATAAAATAAAAGAGGCGCCGTAAAGCGCCTCGATGATCAAAAAAATTTTTCTATTACTTATTCCCCATGCTTCGTCTTGAAGCCCTTCATCATCCATTTTCTGGAGAGGAGTAAGCCGATCGGACTTATTATGGCTATGAAGCCGTAGATGAGCCACATGAATTCGGTGTTCATCTGGTTGGGCGGTGTATTTTCCGGGCAATAGTGCATCAGGAACCAGCCTGAATAAAAGCTTGTAAACACCTTGGTCAGAAACCACGGGAACTGTCCTATTCCCATATAAATTCCTGTCATGTTCTTGGGCGCAATTTCTGCTACCCACTGCAGGAACCTCGGCTGCCACATGGCTTCACCAATCGTCATGATAATAAGAAAGGCAAACAGTGTGTAAACGTTCGGTCCCAAAACCAGAAGGAACGTAGGCGATGCCATAACAAACGTTCCAAGTATCATCATCTTGTAGGCATTCTTCTTGGCCGTAAGCGCCGCAACCATAGGGGTCAGAATAAATATCAGAATAGGATTGAAGTTAGAGAAAAATTCAAAGTTGTCTTTTACGAACCCTGAGAATGCACGGCTTGTGTATTGCGGAATAGTAAGCCAGTTATGCGCAAAAAGAGTCTGAACGGGAATTAAGATAAATATGAAATAAAGGAACCTTAAATCCTTAAGCGGGAAGTTCTTCCAGTAAAACTTAAGCTTTTCTTTTCCCGTCATCTCCTCAAATTCATCTTTTTCTTCCACCTTGCCCTGTGTTCCTGCCTCGGCCTCGGCCTGGCGTACAGCTTTCTTTGTAATAATGAACGCTACAACGAGCATTCCCACAACTGTCAGAACAGAGTAAAACCAGAACACACCCGTTATGCTGAAGGCTTTCCTGAGCGGTGGTGAAACGAGTCCCGGAAGAAACCCTCCCAGGTTCATCAGCGCATAAAGCATGGCGTAGCCCATTGCGGCCGTGTTCTCATTTGTCCACATCTTAACCGCGGCATAGCAGGCAGGCTGGTAAATGCCGTAACCCAGGATAATCCCGAATATTCCAAGCATTGCTGTTATATGCGCCGAGGACCACATGCCGGACGTTCCGGTTATTCCGGGAGCTACAGCAAGCAGAACTCTGCCTATGAGCATGAATCCCAAAGACAACAAAAGCGACTTTCTTACTCCCACCCAGTCGACGGTGGCACCAAGGAAAAGCATGCTGAGCGTTATGCCGCCTGTAAGTACACCAACCATAAGCCCCGCGTTGATGTCATTCAGGCCGATGAACTCATTGAAGTAAATTGCAAGAAGTGTTACAACGCCGAAGTATGTTAGTCCTTCAAGAATATAGGAAATGTTTAAGCCCATAAGAGCCCTTGAAGTATGCATAACGTCAATAAAGGGCTGCGTAATTTCTTTTAATATGCCCTTCGAAACGCTTTCTTTTGATTCCTGGCTGGCAATTTCGCTGTCTGCCATAATTTTTCTCCCAACTTAAAAAAAATTAATACCCTGATTATTAGTTACCGGATTTTATTCTGATTTATGATCCCGAAAATAACGATTATTTATTTAATTTCAACTGCTCAGGCTATCAGATTATATTTACCTCTGTTTCCAGATGTACACCAAATTCCTTCTCCACCGAAGCCTGAATGGCACGCGAGAGCTCAACAACATCTTTTCCCGCTGCCCCGCCGTAATTTACAAGAATAAGCGCCTGCTTGTCATAGCTTCCTGCATTGCCGAGCCTTTTACCCCTCCAGCCCGAATTCTGTATAAGCCACCCGGCAGGAATTTTTACTTTCCCTGCCTGGGTCTCATAGCCTGTCAGATCCTGATGCATGGCCTTTAATTTAAGGAATTTCTCTTTTTCTATCTCGGGGTTCTTAAAAAAGCTTCCTGCATTACCCAGCACACTGGGATCCGGGAGCTTGCTCATCCTAACCCTTTTAACCGCTTCACTTACATCCCTTATTGTTATTTCACTTTCAGTAAGCCCGAGAAGTTCCTGCTTTAAGGCTGCATAAGAGACGTTGATTCTGGGATCAAGACTGAGCCTGTATGTAACTGAAGTCACCACAAAACTGTTCTTAAGCTCCTGCTTGAAAATTGAATTCCTGTAGCCGAACCGGCAGGAACTATTATCATATACTTCTGTCTTCCCCGTCAAGAGGTTAATCCCTTCAACTTCATGAAGCACATCCTTAATTTCCACGCCATATGCCCCGATGTTCTGTATGGGACTTGCACCTACAGTTCCGGGAATGAGCGAGAGGTTTTCAAGGCCCCCAAAGTTATTCTCCAGCGCGTAGCTTACAAAGTCGTCCCAGTTTTCACCTGCCCTGGCTTTTACGTAAACACAGGAGTTATCTTTACCCAGGACTTCAATTCCCTTTAGAAGCATTTTTATAACAATGCCGTCAAAATCTTTTGTAAAAAGGACGTTACTGCCGCCGCCTAAGATCAGTCTTGGCATTCCGCGGAACTCATCACTTTCCAGTAAACCCCTTAAATCTTCTAAAGTTTCTGCCGCGGCAAATTTTCTCGCTCTGGCTTCTATTCCAAATGTATTTAATTCTTTTATTGAATAGTCAGATTTTATTTCCATTACATCACATGAATTTTTAATAAGCTGAAAGATAAACATTTATAAGGGACTTTGGTATACAAATTTTATTCTTACCCAGGGCGGATTATTTTACTCTTTCCAGGCAGCTTTTCTGATCTTATCGCCGTTGCTCCTAAGAATTATAGCCCCTTCCTGGTCGGTCCT is a genomic window of Ignavibacteria bacterium containing:
- a CDS encoding MFS transporter: MADSEIASQESKESVSKGILKEITQPFIDVMHTSRALMGLNISYILEGLTYFGVVTLLAIYFNEFIGLNDINAGLMVGVLTGGITLSMLFLGATVDWVGVRKSLLLSLGFMLIGRVLLAVAPGITGTSGMWSSAHITAMLGIFGIILGYGIYQPACYAAVKMWTNENTAAMGYAMLYALMNLGGFLPGLVSPPLRKAFSITGVFWFYSVLTVVGMLVVAFIITKKAVRQAEAEAGTQGKVEEKDEFEEMTGKEKLKFYWKNFPLKDLRFLYFIFILIPVQTLFAHNWLTIPQYTSRAFSGFVKDNFEFFSNFNPILIFILTPMVAALTAKKNAYKMMILGTFVMASPTFLLVLGPNVYTLFAFLIIMTIGEAMWQPRFLQWVAEIAPKNMTGIYMGIGQFPWFLTKVFTSFYSGWFLMHYCPENTPPNQMNTEFMWLIYGFIAIISPIGLLLSRKWMMKGFKTKHGE
- a CDS encoding TldD/PmbA family protein, whose amino-acid sequence is MNNKERLDLAEWAMNYALKTGADESSAVIYNSRDIEIEYRDKKLETMKESTRNSLSLQVYADKRYSGHSTNDLRKDSLEKFIKEAVAGTKYLTRDEFRALPDPKYYPENTDTDLGLTDPGYDKIEASERKNIASEIERVASAQSDLIISATAGYNDSYYEFARVHSNGFKGEGAGTFFTAGASVTVNDKDGGRPEDWYYATSRFRNELPTPEMLGRNAAERALKKIGQKKIESGIYEMLVENRAGSRLLYMLAEPLSARALQQKSSFLDGMLDKPIASDKLTVIDDPFVRGGFGSRIFDGEGIAAKKKMIIEKGVLRNYYVDNYYGKKIGMEPNSGSTSNILFEYGTKSLEDMIKDQKRAILVNGFIGGNSNSTTGDFSFGIVGFLIENGKIVKPVNEMNVSGNAKDFWKSLAEMGNDPYPYSSMKIPTMAFTGVNFSGL
- the murB gene encoding UDP-N-acetylmuramate dehydrogenase, with translation MEIKSDYSIKELNTFGIEARARKFAAAETLEDLRGLLESDEFRGMPRLILGGGSNVLFTKDFDGIVIKMLLKGIEVLGKDNSCVYVKARAGENWDDFVSYALENNFGGLENLSLIPGTVGASPIQNIGAYGVEIKDVLHEVEGINLLTGKTEVYDNSSCRFGYRNSIFKQELKNSFVVTSVTYRLSLDPRINVSYAALKQELLGLTESEITIRDVSEAVKRVRMSKLPDPSVLGNAGSFFKNPEIEKEKFLKLKAMHQDLTGYETQAGKVKIPAGWLIQNSGWRGKRLGNAGSYDKQALILVNYGGAAGKDVVELSRAIQASVEKEFGVHLETEVNII
- a CDS encoding TldD/PmbA family protein is translated as MRFDTEKALRGPSVSSANLKEFMDHFGVDEKTISDVMAEALSKGGDYCDLYFQHSIDNYIGLEDKAVNRAYTDVGFGVGIRVLKGDQTGYSFTEEITPNAMKLAARTAANIADSGNIVKPVELKLKEVPNFYPIETPWEQVGVDKKVPYLQQINDKVFAEDKRIIKSNIWFINGTSYVMIANSQGKIVCDYQPMGQIAVNCTAEQNGQREQNYFDLSGRRGIEFFTPENIDRLAKESVRRTLMLFDAVKPEAGEMEVVLAPGISGILLHEAIGHGMEADFNRKKISIFSDKIGKPVAENFVTIVDDGTNPNLRGSLNVDDEGNETEKTYLVENGTLKSYLHDIISANYYKVKPTGNGRRESFRHVPQPRMRNTYMEPGPHKKDEIIASVKKGLYAEAFTNGEVFIGAGDFTFYVKSGYLIENGKITKPVKDVNIIGNGPQVLRDIVMVADDLKIGEGGGTCGKNGQGVPVSMGLPTVKVKKITVGGISTAKS